In the genome of Mucilaginibacter sp. 14171R-50, the window ACAAGTCGTGGGCGTTCTTTTTCAAAGTAATAGGCATGAACTCCATCCTCATATACATTTCCAGTAAATTTATTAACTGGCATTATGCCACCACCGGCTTTTTCGGGTGGCTTGGCGAGTGGGTTGGCGACCCCTACAACATTGTAGTAATGGCTATTTGCTTTATTATGGTTAAATGGATGTTCCTTTATTTTATGTACCGCAAAAAAGCCTTCTTAAAGGTTTAACAAAATATGAAAAATATAAAAATACTTTGCTTTTTAGTACTAAGTCTGTTTTTATTACAACCTGCATCCGCGCAGCAAAACCCCGGGTTGCCCGCACTGATGTTACGGCTTGATGATATTGGCATGAACCATTCTGTAAACATGGCCATGCAAAAAATGGCTGATACCGGGATGCCTTTTTCGGCGTCGGTGCAGTTTGCCTGCCCCTGGTACCAGGAAGCTGTAGAGATATTAAAGAAAAATCCGCAGGTAAGCGTTGGTGTGCATTTAACGCTGACCTCCGAATGGAAAAACTACCGTTGGGGCGCTGTAACGGGCCGCGAAGCCGTGCCAAGCCTGGTTGATGCCAATGGATATTTCCACCAGTCGACAGGCGCTTTTGCCAAAAGCGGATATCAAATAGCTGAGGTAGAGAAGGAACTAACTGCGCAGATAGAAAGGGCTTTGGCGTCGGGTTTAAAGATCACTTATATCGATCCGCACATGGGTGTTGCGTTATCAACGCCGGCACTGCGTGCGCTTACCGAGAAACTGGCGCATAAATACAAGCTGGCCATATCTACCTTAAGTGAAGTGGTTTACCTGGGTGAAACTTACAAAGAAATGTGGGGCGAGCCGGTGGCTACAAAAAAATCGGCGTTCCTGTCGTACGTTACCAATAAGCTGAACCTCGCACGGCCAAACCTGGTTGTTATACACGTTGCTTTAATGAACCCCGAGATGAACGCCCTGTTTGATATGAACAGCAGCATGATGAATACCAAGGAGGGCAAGCCGTTAACCAGCCTGCACCGCCAAACGGAGCTGAACATGCTGCTATCGCCCGAGTTTAAGGCTTTGGTAAATAAAAAGTTCAGGCTGATAAATTACAGCGACCTGGTGAAACAAAAAGGGCTGGCCGCGATGAAACTGGAAACCGTAAAAAACTGATATGGAACGCAGGTTATTTGTAAAGCTATCGGCATTTACCGCATTGGCGCTTACCTTGCCCTTTGCCGAACGCTGCAGCACAGGTTCAAAGGAGCAGGCAGTTGCGCAGCCCCTGGTGTTTTCGCATCTGGCGGATGCAAAGGCCATCCGCGAGGCGGGAACGGAGTATCGCAAAAACCACAAGACTGAAGACGACCGGCAAAAGCTATCGCAGTTGCTTTTGAGCGATAAAGATAAGGCATCGCTTGGTAAAGATGAGATCCGGGCTAAATTGGATAAGCAGGTAAACGAAGATTTTAAAGCCGGTAATATATTGGTGGTTAAAGGCTGGGTAATGTCTATAACCGAAGCCAGGCAATGTGCTCTTTTTTCAATCATTAAACCTTAAGCACCCATGCATATCGATGCCAGAAATATTGATGACAACAGCCTGATAGAAGGCGATATATGTATTGTAGGCTCGGGCGCCGCGGGTATAAGTATGGCGCTGGAGTGGCTGAACACGCCCTTTAAAGTTATTTTGCTTGAGGGCGGCGGCTTTGAGTACGAAGCGCAGATGCAGGAACTGTACAAAGGCAAAACCACAGGGCAACGGTATTACCCGCTACAATCGGCAAGGCTGCATTACTTTGGGGGTACAACCGGGCACTGGTCAGGCTTTTGCTCTACGTTCGACCCGATAGATTTTAAGGAACGAGACTGGGTGCCGCATAGCGGCTGGCCCATAAAGCGCGAAGACCTGGATGAATATTACGCCCGCGCCCACAAAAACCTCGACCTTGGCCCGTACGAATACAGCGCCAAATACTGGCAGGATAAAGACCCGGAACTAAAAGGCTTAACACTCGACGAAAAAGCGGTTTATAATAAAATGTGGCAGTTTAGTCCGCCAACGCGCTTTGGTACCAAATACCGCGATACCATTGTAAAAGCGCCAAATATACACCTGTACACCTACGCCAATGTAACCGATATCACCGCCAACGAAAATGCATCGGCTATAAAACAGGTAACCGTGAAAAACCTGGCGGGTAAGCAGCATACGGTTAGGGCGAAGCAATTTATCATTGCCTGCTGCTCTATCCAGAACGCGCGTTTGCTGCTTGCATCAAACAAACAGGCACCCAAAGGCCTGGGCAACCAAAACGATAATGTGGGCCGGTATTTTATGGAGCACCTGGAAATAAAATCGGCAGAGATATGGCTAACCAAACCCGATGCTTTAAAATTGTACCATTGGGAGTGGGGACTTACCAAAGCCCGCGCCGAACTGGCCATTAGCGAAGAAATGCAGCGCGAGCACCGCATATTAAATGGTACCGCATCGTTTACCCCGTTGGATATCGCACGCAAGCAGCCCGCGTTTATCGACATATGGACGGCCGATACCGCTGAAACCAAAAAGAACATGCATAAGTTTGACGAGGTGGGCAAAGATGATGTAAAAAAAGAGGGGTATAGTTCGTTCCAGCTGTTCACCCGGGTAGAGCAGGCGCCAAACCCCAACAGCCGTGTAACGTTAGACACTGAAAAGGATGCCCTCGGGGTTCCGCGCGCTATGCTGCACTGGGAACTTACACCGCTTGAAAAGCATAGCCTGCGTGGTATATACCAAATTATTGGCCGGCAAGTAGGCATAAGTGCCGAAGGGCGCGTACGGCTGATGGATTACCTGCAGAACGAGGAAGACAACAGCTGGCCATCGTTCACCGGTGGCGGATGGCATCACATGGGCACAACCCGCATGGCCGCCGACCCTAAAAAAGGCGTGGTGGATGCCAATTGCAAAGTGCATGGTATCAGTAATTTATACATGGCGGGTGCATCGTGCTATGCTACGGCCGCCGCGCCCAACCCTACGTTAACGCTGGTAGCATTAACCATCAGGCTTGCCGACCACTTAAAGCAGAAGGTAAAGGGAAACGTTTAATTAAGATATCAGCCCGTTTCCCCCTCCCCGGGGTGGAAGTGAATCCTAATTGCTAAATGGTGTTGTTGCTATTCTTTTGCCCTTCCTTAAGCGGGCCGGGCCTGCTTATCATTACAATACCTATCGCTATAATGCCCCAAAGCAGCATTTGCCAGGTGCTCAGGTTCCATTCGCCAATCTTCCAGCATAGCAAACCAAAATATGTACCTGCCGAGCCGCCGATAAAATACATGGTCATGTAAATAGTGTTGAGCCTGCTGTGCGCGTGCTCAGCAAGGGCGTATATGCGTGCAAAATTTGTTATTTGCGTGGCCTGCACGCCTATATCCAAAAAAAAGATAGCCACAACCAGCGCCGCAACGGA includes:
- a CDS encoding FAD-dependent oxidoreductase, producing MHIDARNIDDNSLIEGDICIVGSGAAGISMALEWLNTPFKVILLEGGGFEYEAQMQELYKGKTTGQRYYPLQSARLHYFGGTTGHWSGFCSTFDPIDFKERDWVPHSGWPIKREDLDEYYARAHKNLDLGPYEYSAKYWQDKDPELKGLTLDEKAVYNKMWQFSPPTRFGTKYRDTIVKAPNIHLYTYANVTDITANENASAIKQVTVKNLAGKQHTVRAKQFIIACCSIQNARLLLASNKQAPKGLGNQNDNVGRYFMEHLEIKSAEIWLTKPDALKLYHWEWGLTKARAELAISEEMQREHRILNGTASFTPLDIARKQPAFIDIWTADTAETKKNMHKFDEVGKDDVKKEGYSSFQLFTRVEQAPNPNSRVTLDTEKDALGVPRAMLHWELTPLEKHSLRGIYQIIGRQVGISAEGRVRLMDYLQNEEDNSWPSFTGGGWHHMGTTRMAADPKKGVVDANCKVHGISNLYMAGASCYATAAAPNPTLTLVALTIRLADHLKQKVKGNV
- a CDS encoding ChbG/HpnK family deacetylase — encoded protein: MKNIKILCFLVLSLFLLQPASAQQNPGLPALMLRLDDIGMNHSVNMAMQKMADTGMPFSASVQFACPWYQEAVEILKKNPQVSVGVHLTLTSEWKNYRWGAVTGREAVPSLVDANGYFHQSTGAFAKSGYQIAEVEKELTAQIERALASGLKITYIDPHMGVALSTPALRALTEKLAHKYKLAISTLSEVVYLGETYKEMWGEPVATKKSAFLSYVTNKLNLARPNLVVIHVALMNPEMNALFDMNSSMMNTKEGKPLTSLHRQTELNMLLSPEFKALVNKKFRLINYSDLVKQKGLAAMKLETVKN